The Anthonomus grandis grandis chromosome 16, icAntGran1.3, whole genome shotgun sequence genome includes the window aaaaatttttgtataacaTGTATGTAATTTATGAAGgtacaaatttcaaatttatgaaAGTAGAAATGAGATCCTCTTGTTTCCTagtaaaatgaatttatttccTTAAGTTTGAGAAAGGTAGCACAATCTGTTTTTCTGAAGAGGTGCTGATATTCTAAAATGGTGTTTGGAGTTTCTAGATGCTCTCCTAAtacaagaattatttttttatagattttaacaaCATTACGATTCTTAGCAAGTGGCAGTTACCAGTTGGATGTAGGTAGAAATATGAATCCTGCTGTTTCACAAAGTAGCGTGTCAAATGTGATTCATGAGGTAATAGATGCTCTTAATATGCCTGATATATTTAACAAGTATATTCATTTACCTCGAAATAGAGATGAACTGTCAGATTTAAGGAACAAGTAAGTATCTTTTGTTTTATAGGTATATAATTCTAACCTGATAAGAGTAgaagttatatattttactCTTTTATTCACAAACTCGTCTGAGTCTGCTCAGCAAGAACTAAACTAAAACAAGGCTATTGccatattaataaattgtaatcattgtttttagtttaaaacattgtattaattttcttaaaatggattatccaatatttttttaaggttttatatgaCACATAACTTCCCTGGAATAATTGGCAGCATTGACTGCACTCATATAGCAATAGTTGCACCGAAGAGGAACCAGTACCCAGAGGAAGCATATGTGAACCGCAAGGGCTACCATTCATTAAATGTGCagttggtaaataataaaatataacagtATTCAATTAGCTAGATATATAACTCAATATGTTTGCAAAAATATTCCTACATTATGTCTGCTAACATATTTTAactactttatatttttatttcagatcTGTGATCCAGATTTAAGAATTCTAAATGTCTGTGCCCGATATCCTGGCAGCAGTCATGACAGCTATATCTTTAACAATAGTGCAGCCTACCAATATATCAGACAACTGTATAATAATGGCTAtacttctttttctttcttaggtaagatttttattttaataattaaatatactgATTTCACATTAAAACAAATGTTTCAAGGTGATTCAGGGTATGCACTAAGGCCATGGATGGCTCACCCCAATCCAAAATGTATTGCCAGGATCTCCTGAAGAGAATTATAATATTCAACAAAAACAAGCAAGGTCCATTATAGAAAGATGTAATGGGATGTTAAAGCTTAGATTTCGTTGTCTTTTAAAGCACAGGGTTCTTCATTATGATCCAACCACAgcctcaaaaataattaatgcttGCACAGTACTGCACAATATGTGCATTATACATAATATACCTCCCGTAGAATTTGGTGATGAAGAGGAAGATAATTATATTGATATTGACTATGGAatctatataaatgataatGATATCATACAAGTTAGAAACCAAGGCCAAGAACTCATTGCAGGAAGAAGGTTACAGCAACTATTAATTAGaaaccattttagaaatttttaaattgatatactGTAATATGCTTGAAATCCTATTTGTAACAACTTTGTTGTAAAAATTTGCAGgtcaataaatatgtttataaagaaTAAGAGTTGATTATTATGTATGAGAATTTAATTTGGCCAATGCAAAAACAGGTAGGTAAAATGTTACATATtagtgtatttatatttattcaaactATGTATAAGGCTAAGTTGTGTATTTAAAACAACAGTATaattatacaacaaaaaattggtaataaaaacaaattaacattaatggaatatttatttcatcCTCTCATCACAAGTATTCTAATAAGTACATATTCTAACAAGTTCTTGGTAAACATAATCAGctacattaacaaaaaaaataattccaattaaacaaaaaataaatcctagaacaaaaaatatatggtcTGAACGCTTAAAAATCTACATAGGAACTCACATTCTCTTTATTTCtcaaaacaaacttaaaaataataattatatctcttGCTTAATGTTATTTGGTACTTGTCATACtaaatatcacaaaaataaCACAGTACATTATATTATAGGTAATAAGAGAGTAAGTGGAAATTTTTTCgagtaaatatttgtaataatggaaatatttcatttatctgTATGTAAAAACAAGTCTAATAGAGCCTTTTGATTCACAGAAAAAAGACAATAtggatcaaaaattaaaaaactgtctaaattgaaaagaataatacattaaaaaaaactaaatattcatGACAATTTATCTTTAAGTATAAAGTATTCTACTAGAGCCTTTAAACTTTGTGCTATTGATTCTTTAGCTTCCACATCTCTTTTGAGTAGGTTGTTTTGTTCCTTTGTTAGTTCAATTAATTTATCATTTGCCTGTAtggttttatttaatctttGGATCCGTGAAGTCTTTTTCCTATTAGAGGTGTTTGAAGTTAAATGATCAATGGAGGTGTATTTATCATCTGCAGTTAAACATTCACCGGCACTAgtgatgtattattttaaagggtGATTAGATTCAGGGGAAAAAGTTATAGGCTCAACATTAaaagtgctttcatttaaaCTACTGACAGTAAAGTGGCAAGAGGATTCCTCTACATTGCGATCACCATCTACTAGAACCGGTCCgattaattctaaaattttttcatcATAACTATTAAGGTCTGCCACAGCTGGTCCACCTCCAGTTCCCATTTGATGATTtctaatttcagtttttttcttctttgattTTGACTTCAAATCTTGCCAagtctaaaataatttaaaaatcatatttagaaAAGGGTAAATCAATCtaattttgacaaatataaTAACTGTACTTATAACCACTGAAAAGcaataacaaacaataattttgtagaGAACACTCGTACCTTACGCCATTGTTTCCAGTCCTTATGTGCTCCAGGGAGACTGTGCAATCTGCCGGCTAACTTTATcc containing:
- the LOC126745999 gene encoding uncharacterized protein LOC126745999; the protein is MDPKNKKYCGFVSSEQKKELILFMEEHPELKSGKFTQDFSFKTAQALWIKLAGRLHSLPGAHKDWKQWRKTWQDLKSKSKKKKTEIRNHQMGTGGGPAVADLNSYDEKILELIGPVLVDGDRNVEESSCHFTVSSLNESTFNVEPITFSPESNHPLK